Proteins from a genomic interval of Lycium ferocissimum isolate CSIRO_LF1 chromosome 2, AGI_CSIRO_Lferr_CH_V1, whole genome shotgun sequence:
- the LOC132047155 gene encoding uncharacterized protein LOC132047155, translating into MASSTLNRWLRPEVYPLFAAVGVAVGICGMQLVRNISGNPEVRVTKENRAAGVLDNFSEGEKYSEHALRKFVRNKSPEIMPAINGFFSDPKY; encoded by the exons ATGGCTTCTTCCACCCTTAATCGATGGCTGAGGCCCGAG GTGTATCCACTTTTTGCAGCGGTAGGAGTTGCTGTTGGGATCTGTGGAATGCAATTGGTTCGTAATATCAGTGGCAACCCTGAAGTCAG GGTGACCAAGGAAAACAGGGCAGCAGGGGTGTTGGACAATTTTTCGGAAGGGGAGAAATATTCTGAGCATGCTCTTAGGAAGTTTGTTCGAAACAAGTCTCCAGAGATTATGCCAGCTATCAACGGCTTCTTCAGCGATCCAAAGTATTGA
- the LOC132047160 gene encoding E2F transcription factor-like E2FF isoform X3 — protein MSSSVHTEDSQWKNPSNYSRKDKSLGLLCSNFLKLCDREGVDSIGLDNAADQLGVERRRIYDIVNILESVGVLSRKAKNQYRWNGYSAIPKAVDLLKKEGLKDHSTVSSTCHNSANVIACNHSDLKEKGECETSGSHKNDNRKEKSLMILAQNFVKLFHCTDVDLISLDKAASALLGDMHDPMAMKTKSRRLYDIANVFVSMELIEKIRSPDTGKPAFRWIAWKGNPGSPAATKSDDSTRRTFGADITNTIPKRCRADFSSDLMSNGQVKRLKVAKDEELKDKNQEISTEQLNEHDTKEFVFGPFGPASLPRSGVSGKEKLKQTQNWEELASKFRPQYQNKDGIKHFQQG, from the exons ATGTCATCTTCAGTCCATACTGAAGATTCACAATGGAAAAACCCTAGCAATTATAGCCGCAAAGACAAATCGCTCGGTCTTCTTTGCTCCAA TTTCTTGAAGCTGTGTGATCGGGAAGGTGTGGACTCCATTGGTTTGGACAATGCCGCCGATCAATTAG GTGTTGAGAGGCGTcgcatttatgatattgtcAATATTTTGGAAAGTGTTGGG GTTTTGTCACGAAAAGCTAAGAATCAGTATAGATGGAATGGGTATAGTGCTATTCCTAAAGCTGTAGATTTGCTTAAG AAAGAAGGACTAAAAGATCACTCAACTGTCTCCTCCACTTGCCACAATAGTGCAAAT GTCATAGCTTGTAATCATTCAGATCTTAAGGAAAAAGGGGAATGCGAAACTTCTGGATCACATAAGAATG ACAACCGCAAAGAGAAGTCCTTGATGATTCTTGCACAAAATTTTGTAAAGCTTTTCCACTGTACTGAT GTTGACTTGATCTCTCTTGACAAGGCTGCATCAGCTTTGCTTGGTGATATGCACGATCCGATGGCTATGAAGA CAAAGAGCAGACGCTTGTATGATATTGCAAATGTCTTTGTGTCCATGGAGCTCATTGAGAAG ATACGTAGCCCAGATACTGGAAAACCAGCATTTAGGTGGATAGCTTGGAAAGGAAATCCTGGGTCCCCTGCAGCTACTAAATCAGATGATTCAACGAGGAGAACATTTGGGGCAGATATCACAAATACAATTCCCAAAAGATGCAGGGCTGATTTTTCATCTGATCTAATGTCAAACGGGCAGGTAAaaaggttgaaagttgcaaaagatgaggaattgaaagataaaaatcaGGAGATATCAACAGAGCAGCTTAATGAACATGATACAAAGGAATTTGTATTTGGCCCTTTTGGTCCAGCTAGTCTGCCAAGATCAGGAGTTTCTGGaaaagaaaagttgaaacaGACTCAGAACTGGGAGGAGCTGGCATCTAAATTTCGCCCTCAGTATCAGAATAAGG ATGGCATCAAACACTTTCAACAAGGATAA
- the LOC132047160 gene encoding E2F transcription factor-like E2FF isoform X2: MSSSVHTEDSQWKNPSNYSRKDKSLGLLCSNFLKLCDREGVDSIGLDNAADQLGVERRRIYDIVNILESVGVLSRKAKNQYRWNGYSAIPKAVDLLKKEGLKDHSTVSSTCHNSANVIACNHSDLKEKGECETSGSHKNDNRKEKSLMILAQNFVKLFHCTDVDLISLDKAASALLGDMHDPMAMKTKSRRLYDIANVFVSMELIEKIRSPDTGKPAFRWIAWKGNPGSPAATKSDDSTRRTFGADITNTIPKRCRADFSSDLMSNGQVKRLKVAKDEELKDKNQEISTEQLNEHDTKEFVFGPFGPASLPRSGVSGKEKLKQTQNWEELASKFRPQYQNKAASELFAHYVEAWELWQVEAANELHKQHEH, encoded by the exons GTCATCTTCAGTCCATACTGAAGATTCACAATGGAAAAACCCTAGCAATTATAGCCGCAAAGACAAATCGCTCGGTCTTCTTTGCTCCAA TTTCTTGAAGCTGTGTGATCGGGAAGGTGTGGACTCCATTGGTTTGGACAATGCCGCCGATCAATTAG GTGTTGAGAGGCGTcgcatttatgatattgtcAATATTTTGGAAAGTGTTGGG GTTTTGTCACGAAAAGCTAAGAATCAGTATAGATGGAATGGGTATAGTGCTATTCCTAAAGCTGTAGATTTGCTTAAG AAAGAAGGACTAAAAGATCACTCAACTGTCTCCTCCACTTGCCACAATAGTGCAAAT GTCATAGCTTGTAATCATTCAGATCTTAAGGAAAAAGGGGAATGCGAAACTTCTGGATCACATAAGAATG ACAACCGCAAAGAGAAGTCCTTGATGATTCTTGCACAAAATTTTGTAAAGCTTTTCCACTGTACTGAT GTTGACTTGATCTCTCTTGACAAGGCTGCATCAGCTTTGCTTGGTGATATGCACGATCCGATGGCTATGAAGA CAAAGAGCAGACGCTTGTATGATATTGCAAATGTCTTTGTGTCCATGGAGCTCATTGAGAAG ATACGTAGCCCAGATACTGGAAAACCAGCATTTAGGTGGATAGCTTGGAAAGGAAATCCTGGGTCCCCTGCAGCTACTAAATCAGATGATTCAACGAGGAGAACATTTGGGGCAGATATCACAAATACAATTCCCAAAAGATGCAGGGCTGATTTTTCATCTGATCTAATGTCAAACGGGCAGGTAAaaaggttgaaagttgcaaaagatgaggaattgaaagataaaaatcaGGAGATATCAACAGAGCAGCTTAATGAACATGATACAAAGGAATTTGTATTTGGCCCTTTTGGTCCAGCTAGTCTGCCAAGATCAGGAGTTTCTGGaaaagaaaagttgaaacaGACTCAGAACTGGGAGGAGCTGGCATCTAAATTTCGCCCTCAGTATCAGAATAAGG CTGCAAGTGAGCTTTTTGCTCATTATGTTGAGGCATGGGAGTTGTGGCAGGTTGAAGCTGCCAATGAGCTGCACAAACAACATGAACATTAA
- the LOC132047160 gene encoding E2F transcription factor-like E2FF isoform X1 gives MSSSVHTEDSQWKNPSNYSRKDKSLGLLCSNFLKLCDREGVDSIGLDNAADQLGVERRRIYDIVNILESVGVLSRKAKNQYRWNGYSAIPKAVDLLKKEGLKDHSTVSSTCHNSANVIACNHSDLKEKGECETSGSHKNDNRKEKSLMILAQNFVKLFHCTDVDLISLDKAASALLGDMHDPMAMKTKSRRLYDIANVFVSMELIEKIRSPDTGKPAFRWIAWKGNPGSPAATKSDDSTRRTFGADITNTIPKRCRADFSSDLMSNGQVKRLKVAKDEELKDKNQEISTEQLNEHDTKEFVFGPFGPASLPRSGVSGKEKLKQTQNWEELASKFRPQYQNKAASELFAHYVEAWELWQVEAANELHKQHEH, from the exons ATGTCATCTTCAGTCCATACTGAAGATTCACAATGGAAAAACCCTAGCAATTATAGCCGCAAAGACAAATCGCTCGGTCTTCTTTGCTCCAA TTTCTTGAAGCTGTGTGATCGGGAAGGTGTGGACTCCATTGGTTTGGACAATGCCGCCGATCAATTAG GTGTTGAGAGGCGTcgcatttatgatattgtcAATATTTTGGAAAGTGTTGGG GTTTTGTCACGAAAAGCTAAGAATCAGTATAGATGGAATGGGTATAGTGCTATTCCTAAAGCTGTAGATTTGCTTAAG AAAGAAGGACTAAAAGATCACTCAACTGTCTCCTCCACTTGCCACAATAGTGCAAAT GTCATAGCTTGTAATCATTCAGATCTTAAGGAAAAAGGGGAATGCGAAACTTCTGGATCACATAAGAATG ACAACCGCAAAGAGAAGTCCTTGATGATTCTTGCACAAAATTTTGTAAAGCTTTTCCACTGTACTGAT GTTGACTTGATCTCTCTTGACAAGGCTGCATCAGCTTTGCTTGGTGATATGCACGATCCGATGGCTATGAAGA CAAAGAGCAGACGCTTGTATGATATTGCAAATGTCTTTGTGTCCATGGAGCTCATTGAGAAG ATACGTAGCCCAGATACTGGAAAACCAGCATTTAGGTGGATAGCTTGGAAAGGAAATCCTGGGTCCCCTGCAGCTACTAAATCAGATGATTCAACGAGGAGAACATTTGGGGCAGATATCACAAATACAATTCCCAAAAGATGCAGGGCTGATTTTTCATCTGATCTAATGTCAAACGGGCAGGTAAaaaggttgaaagttgcaaaagatgaggaattgaaagataaaaatcaGGAGATATCAACAGAGCAGCTTAATGAACATGATACAAAGGAATTTGTATTTGGCCCTTTTGGTCCAGCTAGTCTGCCAAGATCAGGAGTTTCTGGaaaagaaaagttgaaacaGACTCAGAACTGGGAGGAGCTGGCATCTAAATTTCGCCCTCAGTATCAGAATAAGG CTGCAAGTGAGCTTTTTGCTCATTATGTTGAGGCATGGGAGTTGTGGCAGGTTGAAGCTGCCAATGAGCTGCACAAACAACATGAACATTAA